The stretch of DNA TACCATCGCTTCTTCTAACATTATCGCTGATACCGCAACCATTATCGTCCCTGCTATCGCACACTTTACTATTTATGTTATCATAACTCAGTTCAACATCATCTGAGTTGTACTTGTCCTTACCCCTACTCATCTCCACATTTTTaagtaatgaaaaatttttttttttttttttttttttttcctttttttattttcaaaattatgtTTAACTGCTTCACGTTCATGAGATCgcctttttcattttctttcgCCAACTTAACAAAATTATCGAAAAACGCATCGACTGTTTTTGGTCCACTTTCATGGCTTTTGTGTGTATCATTTCTGTCGTAACCATCCCCTCTTTCATATTTATCCATCTCGTCTTCCCCCACACCATTTTCCTTCATATGGACATCCAAATCGACAATCGCATCGCTTTCCTTATCTTCCTCATCGCTAACCACAATGGTGAAGTCAAAATTCCCCTTCTCCTGTTCTTCTAAACTGCGTCCCCCTTGCTCATTTTCCTTCTGAACAAAATGGGCCTTCTGCATGACCTGTTCAGAATTTTCATTATCTAATAATTTTCCTAGCATATTGTTTGGGTGAGATATGTCCGCACCGCTTCTTTCAGCAGCAAGTGGCCAATTATCTGTTATGTTATTACTTCTGTTCATgtagttattattattattattattattataaatatgatttttaGTACTGCTGCCAATattaacagtaataatattatcattattactgttactgttactgttaatgttactgttactgttaatgttactgttactgttaatgttactgttactgttactgttaaTGTTAATGTTAATGTTACTGTTAATGTTAATGTTAatgttactattttttttttttttttttttttcaagcgAAACTACACCACCCTGTACCTTATGAGGGTCTTCAATGGAGGTACCACCCCTTTGATAGGCTCGTAAAAATTTGTTGATATACAAGTCAAAATATGTGTTATGTAAACTTATATTGTCGTCCTTGCTAACACTCTCTTGTTTCATCCAGTCGTTCTCCTTTGTATCTCTATTTTTGCACTGTTCCACGTGGGGGAAAttgtttctctttttatcTACATAGTTTGGGCAATCCCGATGGTCGTTAAAATCTTCGAAATTAATACTATTTGTcgctttaaaaaatttgtacaaAACATGTACGAAAGCATATATAGAAAGGTTACTACCTAGATGGAGGCAGTTAAACCAGTTTTGTAATTCATAATCTCGAACAGTGCaaataaaggaaaagtagttgaaataaaaagaactGAAGTTTTCGCTGCATGGGTATGAGTCTACTCCTGAAGAAGCATTGtgaaaaattaagtaaattttccccttatttattaaatataacagACTTCTCAATGCAAAATAAGTAATAGCTCTCTGTCTAAGTAATTCCGTTTGAGATGAGTTTagcaaaaattttattataatgatTTGTAAATTTAACAGAAAGGAATTTTTAAAACTCAATAAAGTAGTACTATAAAAACAATGGTCTATAATGTTCATAATCATTTTTTCACTCCTATACTCTATATCTATTTCAAATGCGTTATTTAATATACgccataattttttaaataaatacaaactTACATAAGGAATAAActcatttaatttgtttGCAATTTCgcttaaaaatatgcacGCGGCATAGGCAAAGGGATTTCTTAAAATACGCATTGCGCTtcttctacttttttttccactCATTGTTCCGCTCATTTCTCTTTCCATTTCTCTTTCCGTTTCTCCTTTTCCTCTTCGatgtttattctttttatttacatatgcaCTTTCACAGTAGGCATGTTGTTCACCCATTTCATCCATGTTTTTGTTTTGATTATTTCTTGGCTCGTTTTCCCTTTTAAAGTTGCTCCCCTGATCCTTTTCCTCTTCACCACAACCACTACTCCACCCTTCATCCTTTTTtgaactgttcataattttcttttcattattttcatgtaCTGCATGTACCGCATCATGGTGCAACGTACTACTATTTATAGGTTCACAACTGCTCTCCTCTTCTTGCATGCGTAAATAGTTTGACGTATGCGTTGGCTGTTCCCTTGGAATATGCTGCAAATGATGCTCATTCCCCTTTGGTGTTTCCCCACATTTGGAGCTTTTTAGGGAGGAATGATGCTCCACCTCCTCGAGCTCTTTTAAACTACTCGAAATTCGTTCAGCCCCCTGGTTCTTTACAACGTTCTTATAAACATTAACAATAACATGATATATTACATCATGACTTAACAATGGTATTAACTGGATGAGAACAGAAAAGGAATAAACATATTcatctatatttatttgttgaAAAAGGATGTTCAAAATAtagtttataatatatggaCTCTGACTTACTTTTTTAGCAAAAATAAGGCATAGTTTTAAGGCAAATATTCTTATTagtttattatcattatttaacATATGAACAATATGTAATGTTATAAAGTCGCTAATAAAAGTAGCTTCATTGTTTCGGAGCACATAGAAATTTTCTCTATGTTTTACTTTTACGAgattaaaattaagaaaaaaaagaaaagaaaatttttctaaatttcgtaataaatgataataagcaaaattttttacaccTGCGTGAGTACTTAACCTAACGATTTGTAGTAAAACTATTATACAATTATAAACAACATTGTAATTATTCGAATGGTTATCTTCGTTTTTGTACAAAATGTTCTTGATAACTTCTATATCATTTGAAGTCAATAAATgttgttcttttatttcataaaaatatataatatgagaCAACAAagaaatgttttttaataaataaactaaaGTAGGACtactattttttagaaaatccttaacagaaaaatatatatctacatcgcttttattttctatgaAAAAGTAGTTTATGTAATGCAAAAATTCGTAATTATCTTCATCCTTTAGCGTTCTCATATCACTATAACTGCCATTCGAGTCCCACTTTGCTTCCCCCCTTCCGCTTTTTTCTTGTACGTCTTTCCATTCCACCCTCCTCTCTTTTTCTTGTGTTTCTTTCCATTCCTCCTTTTTTCCAATATCATTTTTCACACATGCATCTATCGGTTGTATCGTTGTTCCACCTTTACTACTATCATTTGTGGTGCATTTTCCCTCAATCATTCTCTTCATCAAAGGGTTTGCATTCTTACTTCTCTTTGTACTTGCTTCTTTCATTTGTGTTTCATCCTTTTTTACTCTACCACTTAAAAGGGATATGTTATCTCCTCCACCTGTGTTTCCATTGATATACTCCCCCTTGCTACTAAATCCATTCGGAAATATGTACTGATTTTCCATTtgagaaacaaaaaaaacaaaaaaaaaaacaaaaagaaaaaaaaaaaaaatgttatcaCTAATTAAAAATTGCCCATCACACTGAATGAATGTACCGACAAACAGGTCTATGCGAATTTCGATAAGGATGTCTACTACACTAAGGTCAGACGTGAAAAGTGGATTCGAAAAAGTTTTATGCACAGCAACTGGTACTTAAACAGAGCTGCAAACAATTTTTAATGCGTTTCATGGAGTagctttatcttttttagctatttgatataatatatatatatatatatatatttatttatttatctgtttatctatttgtttatctatttgtttatctatttgtttatctatttgtttatctatttatttatctatttgtttagctatttgatatatttatatatgcatatatatatatatatatttatttgtttatctatttgtttatctatttgtttatctatttatttatctatttgtttagctatttgatatatttatatatgcatatatatatatatatatttatttgtttatctatttgtttatctatttgtttatctatttatttatctatttgtttagctatttgatatatttatatatgcatatatatatatatatatatatatatatatatatatatatatatatatatttatttatttatctgtttatctatttgtttatctatttgtttatatatttgtttatctatttatttatctatttatttttatttttttttttaaatcatgtgagctttcaatttttcattgTCTCCCCCCACAACACAGTACTGTGTAGATAGCCTTTTTCAGTGCCCTCCAGAATGTTTGCTTCAAATTTAAAAGGACAAAGAAAAACCCTGTTTGtgatacataatatatgcgAGGGTTTATACACGTAccatatatgttcatatagtAGACGTATGTTCATCCCTGTTTATGCGTTCATAAGGCATAAGTTTTTTGATGTaggaaatattatattcccGTTGTTGCCCTGGAATGGGGGGAAATGGAGCACAAAAAGAAATGCAAAATTGCTCTTGGCCAAGATTTTATGTACTCATTTTTTGTTCGTTTTATTCCTCATTCGCTTTATTCCTCAATCGTTTTATTCCTCAATCGTTTTATTCCTCAATCGTTTTATTCCTCAATCGTTTTATTCCTCAATCGTTTTATTCCTCAATCGTTTTATTCCTCAATCGTTTTATTCCTCAATCGTTTTATTCCTCAATCGTTTTATTCCTCAATCGTTTTATTCCTCATTCGTTTTATTCCTCATTCGTTTTATTCCTCATTCGTTTTATTcttcattcattttatatacttttttatttatttatctatatacctctattatttttttttgtttgtttgttttttttgcttttattgCTATAAGCTGTTTCCATTTTCATTATCGCAAACATGCATGTATTTCCGACGTTCTCTCTTTCAATTTATATCACATAAAAAGCAAAACATTGTTTGgaattcttaattttttctttttatcgtCATGTTTCGAGGGATTAAAAAATACGCATATCTATTGCCTTCCTGTGAAAGGAGCActtagaagaaaaaaaaaaaaaaaaaaaaaaaaaaatgaagaaaaactaagcagaaaaaaaaatgaagaaaaactAAGAAGcagaacaaaaaatgaagaaaaactaagaagcagaaaaaaaaatgaagaaaaactAAGAAGcagaacaaaaaatgaagaaaaaagagcaggaaaaaaatagcaaaatagGAGGAacatttaagaaaaaagggAAGAAAATTTAACGCTTTTGAAAAACATCGAGgaatatacacatacgcTTTTGCACATAGACATATGTAGAAATGCCTTCAGAAAGGCAAGTACAAAACTGCACAAAAGCACAATGATGGGAGGCATTGCCGTTCTtattgtaaattaaaaaaaaaaaaaaaaaaaaaaaaaaaagatgtcCTACTTGCCCGTAATACCTGAAAAAAGAACATCTCTTTCCACGCACAAACTagttcttttcatttttgcttttaatttattgttaCAGTAAAAGgggtaaatatttttaggaAGTTTTTTAGGGggaggggaaaaaaaaataaggaggagaaagaaaaataaataaaaatgcatttaTAGCGTTTCTATTTGTCCTAATGTAAATTTAATTCATACATATGTCAAACTTAtctgtttttatataaataataaatatataagccATCCTTGCTTCTACTTATTTTTTCACCACAACCCtcccccctttttttttttttttttttttgttcattttatcGGTGTGTAAGATGAATAAAAGGGCATACAGTGAATCTGTGGTTCCGTCTAAGCATTCAAGTtagaggaaaaaataaaattatattatagaaaaaCCAAACCAAACCAAACCAAACGAATCCAAACACGCTTCTccatattttgtaaatagtACCAATCGAAACGTTTACATTTCTTTTGCGCGCAATGCAAATTCAGCAAAATTTCGTGTTCATGCGTAAATACACGTTAGCGCTGcggtatttttttaaagcggAGTTAGTACTAGCAGTGGTATTAGTAGCAGtggtagtagtagcagtggtagtagtagcagtggtagtagtagcagtggtagtagtagcagtggtagtagtagcagtggtagtagtagcagtggtagtagtagcagtggtagtagtagcagtggTATTAGTAGCAGTGGTAGTATAAAATAAGCGTAAATGGTACGTGGTAAGGGGAAAAGAAGTGTAGGCATAGAGAGTAGAGGGGCATGCTAGATATATGCTCGCTCGTTGATGCAATGCAACGCAGAGTTATACACGAAGTGCCACTGCAAGGGGTCAAAATATTTCATACAACTAAGAttcatacatgcatatgtacatgtatttgtatgcccctttatgcatgtatatatccctatatatatgtacgtatgttaACTAACAAAGCAGAAAGGATATCGTTACACTATGTCAAAATGAACAGTGTGCCATCCGCCACTTACTAGTGCTTTAGAAGCGCTTGTCTAAACAGTGCATATCctgtacatatgtacttcACTTTTCGCCTTATCATTCAGGAAGAAATGACGTAAAAGATTTAAACAATGATATaagggaaaataataaaactgaAGGAAAGAATGAAAAGAAATTAGAAAATGTTGTAGTTAGAATTAGAAAATTAGAAAAGCATGAAAAGTCAACATTGCATGCAGATCCTAATGATAAGACtgctttatattttgataaagATTTTGAAATAGAGAAATACAATTTCGATATAGTTTTTGAtgaaaatgatgataataaaatgatttttaataaaataggtGGTCATATAATGGTTAATAATGTTTGTGAAGGATTTAAAGAAACTATAATAACATACGGTCAAACAGGCAGTGGTAAAACATATACTTTATTCGGAtcaaataatgaatatgGTATCatctattattttgtttataatttatataaattatgtactgcaaagaataaaaaaaaaaaaatttatctaagcatatatgaaatattaggGGATACTTTAATTGATCTCATATCTacattaaatgaaaaaaacgtCGAATTTTACACAGAAGAGCATTACCTTAAGACTATTAGATATACTTATAAAGTTGTcaatataaagaattatgaaatggccaaaaaaataattgataCCGCATGTTTGCTCCGAAATGTCGAGGCTACTTCCCAGAATATGCGGTCCGGCAAAAGCAGGCGCGCGTGTGAATAGGCATTCACGTGTCTGTATATACAGGCGtgaacatgtatatacatatgttctTGCACACGTTCTTGCACACGTTCATGCACACGTTCATGCATATGTTCATGCATATGTTCATGCATATGTGTAACGATATTTGCCATGATATTTGTAATACTAAAATGACTTTTTACCACCTCCTCATCAGGTCAAGCAGGTCCCATGCGATCATTCagttttttgtaaaaatttctGACTCCACAGTTAATAACGGCATTGAAACAATTAGGGAGTACTATGGCGTACTAACACTAGTGGACTTGGTTGGATGTGAACGAGAAGAATTTAACACAAATAAAAGTGCaagtaaaaatgataaaacatCTAGTAAATTTTTGAATTCATCTCTTACATCTCTTAATAAGATGTTGAGAAAAATGCAagtaaccttttttttttttttttttttttttaaatactttaAGTCCCCACATGTACCTATGCCTTTTTTGCCACGAGTATAGGAATTGCTCGATGGAGGCAGTTCCACTCATACGATTGTCCATTTTTTGCTCATTCGTTGTTCATTAATTGCACAGTCGTTAGTGGATGTTTCTGCTCATCCACTTCTCCTCTTTTGCTCCCTTTGTAGATGGGAAATTTAGACGAATCGGATAAACGTCAAAGCGTTTTGTGTAAAGTGCTCTTTAACTACATTCAGAAGACCTGTGGAGTTTGCCTCATTTTTTGCTTCAACCCCAGAATAAGCCAAAAGAGTGTAAGAAAATTATGATCGATTTATGAATattgcgtatatatatgtacacacaaaCATGCACACATGAAAACACACTCATATGTATACAAGTACACAGGGCGCATTGAAGTAATGGcgcttttaaattatgtttcTATGTTCATCATgtatttatcaaaaaaaaaaaaaaaaaaataaaggaataaaGGTGTGGAGCGTATATGTAGAGTGCATATGTAGAGTGTATATGTAGAGTGTATATGTAGAGTGTATATGTAGAGTGTATGATGTATGTGTAAATTCCGATTAGACAAGTGAGCGCGCCCTTTTTCCCCACCTTTTAGCTAACCAGCTCAACGCTTATCATGGCCAGTGattgcaaaaaaataaaaagcaaaagaaaGCAGCTAATTCATGTTAAGTctgaaaataaagaagattttttcaaaaagatTGCACATGATGGGAATAAAAAGAGTATTCAGAATAAAGATCAGTACGAAGAAAAAAGTTGGGATGTATTTGATTCCTCTAAAAAGGATTTAAATGATACAAATATTGAagaagacaaaaaaaatgctaaGGATGATATGCATGCTAAGAATAATTCCACgatatttcttatttattcaAATGATGATAAAGATCATCATgctgttaatattttaaataaaaaaaaagataatgaaaaagtcaatatttttaaaaatattgcacATGAATTGGTAAATGAGCAAAtgagagaagaaaaaaaaaaaatactccTTATAGagcaattaaaaaatgatctTGTTAAACTGAAAAACGAATGCGCTTTTTGGAAAAGGGAAACACATAATTATCACAATAAactgaaaatattaaataaaaattatttaaaaatcaaTGAATTTCTTTTTAGAACTTTAAATACTAACTCTTCTGATAGTTGTAATTCCCTCAATATTTGCAATTCGGCTTCTTCCAAATATGAAGAACAAATACATGAACGACAAAGAAGTCGTCAAATCAGcttaaataataacaaaccGTTTTTCCCTGTAGAGAAATATGAACAGGCAAGAAATTTcgaaaaggaaaatgttTCAAATAATCTTTCAAGTGTGCAAAGGGAAGGTGAAAATGATGACCaacaaaaaattgaaaagaaTTTGCCTGACTTGGTCAGCTCAAACGATCTACAAGCTGGCACATACATACCAAGCAGTAATAGTAACATCAACaatagcaatagtaatagtaacagtaatagtaatagtaacagtaatagtaacagtaatagtaacagcaatagtaatagtaatagtaacagcaatagtaatagtaatagtaataggaGTAATAACGGTGTAAATTGTCGTGTGAAAAAGAACTACACTATGATCGACACTTACCaaatgaatgaaaataaGCCAGAAAAAGGTAAACAATACACAAAATACTACtcttttaatgaaaaaaaaaaatacaaagaaGAATTTGTGCATAATAAATCACCTGACCATGTAAAAAATCTCCGCAAATTTTGCACACAAGagttaataaattatgaacataatTATGAACATAATTATGAACATGAATACGAAcataaatatgaacataaatatgaacataatTCCGCCCTAAATTCTGCACAGGTACAAATGGGCCAACATGACAAGCAAAATCATGAACAAGTCAAGCAAgtaaaaaatacgaaaacgaatttttatgataaaaatgtttcACATATTACGTATAATCAACATAATGAACATGTccttaaaaatgtaaatacgttatgcaataaaaatataaaaagagaaaatatcaatttaaatctgaaagaaataaacaaaaataattttacagttaatacatttcaaaaaaaaaatacgagTAACTCAAACGAGGAACAGctagtaaataaaaacattttaatgaAAGAATATCAAACTGCTAAAACTAGGTCTCCACGTTGTGATAACATTCAcaaggaaatatataataagaaaaatactgAACAGAAAATTGTTATAAACGATCAATCATATTTAAGTAAAGGGGATGAAGAAACAACAAAAGCGGTTACTATAAACCCTGCTTCACCTATTAActttaataattttgatgAGGTCACAGTGGAATCCTTAGctactaaaataaaaaatagaatattaaAATCGAGAAGCTTGTCCATAGCTCGATAAAGACAAGAAAAGAAACCAATaagaaaattgaaaaaaaggagaggTCAGGAAGGaccatattaaaataaaaaaataaaaaaaaaaaatataaatatatatatatatatatatatatatatatatatatatatatatatatgtatgacaCTCCTTCAGTACAAACGGAGTAAATGTATCACTCCCTTCGACTTCTTCTTTAACGCCTTActatccttttatttttacagcATATCCACTATACTGCTACTACCGTAGTAgcatattttcttattattttacatatccacacgtacacatgtatatatatatgcacgtataCTTACACATACAACAGAGCACAAAAATTTGACCCccccccctttttttttttttctcatgtTAAGGCTtttacatacaaaaaaaaaaatttcatttaaatgttTTCCTTATTTCCTGTTTTACAAAATGgcatgtaataataatattttcaagataggctttttttttttttttttttaaacagcTAAAATCTCTTTGAATAAAACATCAGACGAGCTCGTCTACATGTTTTTCCCTCTGCGTATAATTATGAAGCGCAGGTAAAGCACATTTgctatgttatatatatttgcacaTACGTTTATTCAAGcgtgtacatatttaattaggTGTACATATgcgcatatgtatgtatatatatatatttctgtacatataaacacaCATAACATCCACATGCGTACAAACTTTCGACAGTTTAAAGTAAAAGTAGTATAACTGCCGCATAGACGTGcgcatattttatttttcgttgCTTCCCAAATATATTGTGTCGAATATAagcaatgaaaaaataataaaataaaaaataaaaaacacaaAAGATGGGCAAACCAATATAGATCATTAAAAGAGCAATTTGGCATTAATTTGGCATCAATTTGGCATTAATTTGGCATCAATTTGGCTTTAATTTGGCATCAATTTGGCATTAATTTGGCATCAATTTGGCATTAATTTGGCATCAATTTTGCATCAATTTTGCGGCATTTTCGCATAAATTTCATACAATTTTTACATCTCTTTTAtggttaattttttcttttaactttttccatttttcagTAAGTGCGAACGCTTATACTGATATTCGATTagctaaatatttttcttcttttaactttgccaaataaatgaaaagtactattttttttttttttttttgattaattttgcaaattagatattccttttttttttttttttttttcactgtttattttttttgcatcaaaaaaatgaataaataaatataaatatacatatatacatttgcaAAGAGGTTTATTTGAAAACTTTTAAACTTTTGCGCCAACATAAAAGAGCAAAACGTACTTCAGCAGGAAATTACGTacatgtaaatttatataaatatttacaagtatatgtatacgtatgtatactAATATTTTCATGAATGCAATATTTTAACTTCGTTATATGAAGGCATTCAAGGCGTCATTTGTTGCACGCTGCCAACGCTTAACACCATATTTAATCATTtaatatacgtacatatatatatatatatatatatatatatatatatatatatatataaacgtacataatatatgatttaaCAGCTTCGGACGATTAAAATGTTATGTACATAGGCCTTCTTCGTGAAGTCCAACTGTGtacatataacataattataGGCAAAATGTAAGATTCATTACATTATGCGTGTAGATATGTacatacttaaatatatactcatacatatctatacacatatatgtatatatatgtatatatatatatatatatatacataacaaGTAATTAtctaatgaaaattattcttCACAAATAGCATCACTTTGTAGTAGTATATACttgtaaaatatgaaatgaaccctctttttttttttttt from Plasmodium malariae genome assembly, chromosome: 1 encodes:
- the PmUG01_01025400 gene encoding kinesin-like protein, putative yields the protein MNKRAYSESVVPSKHSISTSSGISSSGSSSSGSSSSGSSSSGSSSSGSSSSGSSSSGSSSSGSSSSGISSSGRRNDVKDLNNDIRENNKTEGKNEKKLENVVVRIRKLEKHEKSTLHADPNDKTALYFDKDFEIEKYNFDIVFDENDDNKMIFNKIGGHIMVNNVCEGFKETIITYGQTGSGKTYTLFGSNNEYGIIYYFVYNLYKLCTAKNKKKKIYLSIYEILGDTLIDLISTLNEKNVEFYTEEHYLKTIRYTYKVVNIKNYEMAKKIIDTACLLRNVEATSQNMRSSRSHAIIQFFVKISDSTVNNGIETIREYYGVLTLVDLVGCEREEFNTNKSASKNDKTSSKFLNSSLTSLNKMLRKMQMGNLDESDKRQSVLCKVLFNYIQKTCGVCLIFCFNPRISQKSLTSSTLIMASDCKKIKSKRKQLIHVKSENKEDFFKKIAHDGNKKSIQNKDQYEEKSWDVFDSSKKDLNDTNIEEDKKNAKDDMHAKNNSTIFLIYSNDDKDHHAVNILNKKKDNEKVNIFKNIAHELVNEQMREEKKKILLIEQLKNDLVKLKNECAFWKRETHNYHNKLKILNKNYLKINEFLFRTLNTNSSDSCNSLNICNSASSKYEEQIHERQRSRQISLNNNKPFFPVEKYEQARNFEKENVSNNLSSVQREGENDDQQKIEKNLPDLVSSNDLQAGTYIPSSNSNINNSNSNSNSNSNSNSNSNSNSNSNSNSNSNSNSNSNSNRSNNGVNCRVKKNYTMIDTYQMNENKPEKGKQYTKYYSFNEKKKYKEEFVHNKSPDHVKNLRKFCTQELINYEHNYEHNYEHEYEHKYEHKYEHNSALNSAQVQMGQHDKQNHEQVKQVKNTKTNFYDKNVSHITYNQHNEHVLKNVNTLCNKNIKRENINLNLKEINKNNFTVNTFQKKNTSNSNEEQLVNKNILMKEYQTAKTRSPRCDNIHKEIYNKKNTEQKIVINDQSYLSKGDEETTKAVTINPASPINFNNFDEVTVESLATKIKNRILKSRSLSIAR